One genomic window of Pocillopora verrucosa isolate sample1 chromosome 8, ASM3666991v2, whole genome shotgun sequence includes the following:
- the LOC136282886 gene encoding probable multidrug resistance-associated protein lethal(2)03659 gives MVTGRSPPPMTLPKKLVCCDVLFAIGSLLSPLLIGHLIFMLMSPETHQNNILHGCVLATAMAVTTLVGTLGVQHTCYAAEIMGIRLSNAVKGLVYRKNILKQLLGGYLWVFISPLCNSILLLSKSSLSKFSAGRVIDLLSNDIQRMETAPRWILPLNSAIFLIVPATFIIAYLIGWQAPMGKIFFCLFLPYYAEMSSVNAALCLRSAAESDRRISLTNQVVSGIRAIKARAWEDEFREKIKHTRK, from the exons ATGGTTACAGGAAGATCTCCTCCACCAATGACTCTGCCGAAAAAGTTGgtttgctgtgatgtcttgTTCGCAATCGGCTCCCTCCTTTCACCATTGCTCATTGGACATCTGATTTTTATGTTAATGTCACCTGAAACACATCAGAACAACATCCTTCATGGTTGCGTGTTAGCAACTGCCATGGCTGTAACCACTTTGGTCGGGACCCTCGGCGTGCAACATACATGTTACGCGGCTGAAATAATGGGCATCAGACTGAGTAACGCAGTGAAAGGTCTCGTTTACAGAAAG AACATACTAAAGCAATTACTCGGTGGCTACCTGTGGGTATTCATCTCGCCGCTTTGCaactcg ATCTTGCTGCTTAGCAAGAGCTCATTGTCAAAGTTTTCAGCGGGGCGTGTGATCGACCTGCTGTCAAATGATATTCAGCGGATGGAAACAGCACCTAGATGGATTTTACCATTGAATTCAGCCATATTTCTAATCGTGCCTGCAACGTTTATAATCGCGTATCTGATTGGCTGGCAGGCTCCTATGGGAAAgatatttttctgtctttttctacCGTATTACGCAGAGATGTCTTCTGTCAATGCCGCACTGTGTCTGCGTTCAGCGGCGGAATCTGATCGGCGAATTTCTTTGACCAATCAAGTGGTTTCTGGAATACGTGCTATCAAAGCACGTGCGTGGGAGGAtgaattcagagaaaaaataaaacacacacGAAAGtaa
- the LOC131797878 gene encoding arylsulfatase B, translated as MSPAVFSVYFFLAVLHLVSSLKSPHIVLVVIDDLGWSDLGFQGSKIQTPNINTLAAEGVILDNYYVQPLCTPTRSTLMTGRYPIHTGLQHFVIEPSQPYGMPLNITTLAQKLKEAGYATHMVGKWHLGFYEWEYTPTYRGFDSHYGFYTGCGDHYTHERLGILDLRDNTSPVRDMNGTYSANLFTRQAQKIIDNHDSSTPLFLYLPFQNVHFPVQAPQKYIDKYSFINNKIRRTYAAMLDIADEAIGNVTKSLEKSGLWENTVFVFTTDNGGLPEAGGYNWPLRGQKRTLWEGGVRGVAFVHGNMLERKGVKSRELLHSTDWYPTLIKLAGGKVDDSPVPIDGFDVWDTISKGKPSPRTEILLNIDLAPEEKLREMMSDDPPYQGAAIRVGDMKLLVSCPNSTWFKPPELRERSTYDMNFHDRGLVEVALYNITADPTEHTDLSQKLPDVVNKLQERLHFYKQTVVPPLNKPSDPLARNVALKNGCWTPWRS; from the exons ATGTCTCCGGCCGTTTTCtccgtttattttttcttggctGTTCTTCATTTAGTTAGCAGCTTGAAATCTCCGCATATAGTCCTGGTTGTCATCGATGATCTAGGTTGGAGTGACTTAGGTTTTCAAGGATCTAAAATTCAAACCCCAAATATCAACACACTGGCGGCCGAAGGAGTCATACTGGACAACTATTATGTGCAGCCATTGTGTACGCCAACACGAAGTACCCTCATGACTGGAAGATATCCCATTCATACAG GCCTGCAGCACTTTGTCATTGAACCTTCTCAGCCTTATGGAATGCCATTGAATATTACGACCTTGGCACAGAAGTTGAAAGAGGCTG GATATGCCACTCACATGGTTGGAAAATGGCATCTTGGCTTCTATGAATGGGAATACACCCCAACCTACAGGGGATTTGACTCACATTACGGGTTTTACACAGGATGTGGGGATCACTACACACATGAACGGCTTGGGATTCTGGATCTCAGAGATAACACGTCCCCTGTACGAGACATGAATGGAACATATTCTGCAAACCTATTTACCAGA CAAGCACAGAAGATTATTGATAACCACGACTCTTCAACGCCCCTTTTCCTCTACTTGCCTTTTCAAAATGTCCACTTCCCAGTGCAAGCTCCACAAAAATATATTGACAAGTACAGCTTCATAAATAACAAGATAAGGAGAACATATGCTGCCATGTTGGATATTGCAGATGAAGCAATTGGCAATGTGACAAAGAGTCTGGAAAAATCAGG tcTATGGGAAAACACAGTATTTGTTTTTACAACTGACAATGGAGGTCTACCAGAAGCAGGTGGATACAACTGGCCACTGCGAGGTCAGAAGAGAACCCTCTGGGAGGGAGGGGTTAGGGGCGTGGCTTTTGTCCATGGAAATATGTTGGAGAGGAAAGGCGTTAAAAGCAGAGAACTACTTCACTCAACTGACTGGTATCCTACTCTGATAAAACTTGCAG GAGGTAAAGTTGACGATTCTCCAGTACCTATAGATGGCTTTGATGTGTGGGACACAATTTCCAAAGGGAAACCTTCCCCAAGAACAGAAATTCTTCTTAATATCGACTTAGCTCCAGAAGAGAAACTCCGTGAGATGATGTCAGATGACCCACCATATCAGGGAGCGGCAATTCGCGTCGGTGACATGAAATTGCTAGTGTCCTGCCCCAATTCAACATGGTTTAAACCCCCAGAACTGCGAGAAAGGAGCACTTATGATATG AACTTTCATGATAGAGGGCTTGTCGAAGTTGCTCTGTATAACATCACCGCTGACCCCACAGAACATACAGACCTGAGCCAGAAGCTCCCGGATGTAGTAAACAAATTACAAGAGAGGCTACACTTTTACAAACAGACTGTTGTGCCACCTTTAAATAAACCTTCAGATCCGCTTGCTCGGAATGTTGCCCTAAAGAACGGTTGTTGGACACCTTGGAGAAGTTAG